Below is a genomic region from Escherichia ruysiae.
TAGGTCGGGTAACCATCATTTCGAATACAGGCGATAGTTGCTGGAATCGAAAGCCTTTTTGCTACCTGATAAATCCACGTTTCAACCGCTGCAGCTCCTTTTGGCGGTATAGAAAATATTGGCGTGACGGTAAATATTATTTTTTTAATCATTATTAAACAACCCCAATATTTTTATAAAATAACGTAAAAGTATAAAAGATATTAGCTTATTTTTCCAAACTATAAGACTCTTCAATTTCTGATGCTTTCATAAATGGAATAATATCATATTGAATCGCTGTATCATCAGATAAATTATATATGTTAATATCTTCAACATTGTCACGCATAAAGCGGAAAAACGGTAAGATTTTGAATAAATCTCTACTCAACTCCGAAGGCATAGGATTCTTATCTTCGTCATAGAAACGCGAACAACTACCCGTTAAATCCAGGCCGGAACAAATGACCCGCGCATACTTCAGTGAATATGCTATTTGGATTGCAGCAAAGGCAATAGTATGGCATGAGCAATAACCAAGACTAATGTCCTTGCAAAATCCAACCAGACGACCTTTTTTAGACAACGGTACAGAGATCAGCAGTTCTTTGTGAATTTGGCTCAAAATATTAAATTTAATCTTCTTTATAAAACCACCTTTTTCCCGGCGATAAAAAGACCGTAATATAAGACAGTTCTGGCGGATATAAAGTTTATCTTCTTCGGAGGCGTGTTCATAAACGTCAACGTTTACGATGGTATAACGACTTCTCTGGTTAAAATTATAAAAATCATCACGACGCTGATGTAAAAAACGAACATCTGTAAGTACATAAATAAAGGGAACAATATTATGACTTAACAGATATTGCGCAGAACCATTGACAGCAATAATATCCTTTGCCCGTAATACCGACAAAGGCGT
It encodes:
- the waaZ gene encoding 3-deoxy-D-manno-oct-2-ulosonate III transferase WaaZ → MKNIRYIDKMDVENLIKSKTSDDVIIFLSGPTSQKTPLSVLRAKDIIAVNGSAQYLLSHNIVPFIYVLTDVRFLHQRRDDFYNFNQRSRYTIVNVDVYEHASEEDKLYIRQNCLILRSFYRREKGGFIKKIKFNILSQIHKELLISVPLSKKGRLVGFCKDISLGYCSCHTIAFAAIQIAYSLKYARVICSGLDLTGSCSRFYDEDKNPMPSELSRDLFKILPFFRFMRDNVEDINIYNLSDDTAIQYDIIPFMKASEIEESYSLEK